Proteins encoded together in one Miscanthus floridulus cultivar M001 chromosome 16, ASM1932011v1, whole genome shotgun sequence window:
- the LOC136513379 gene encoding uncharacterized protein codes for MFWRMTGLSAASPVDTILDKENFTLEELLDEDEIIQECKALNTRLINFLRDKAQVQQLLRYIVEEVPEDSEKKQSFKFPFIACEIFTCEIDIILRTLVEDVELMDLLFSFVKPDHPHSTLLAGYFSKVVICLMLRKTASLMNYVQEHPNIVVQLVDLIGITSIMEVLMRLIGADETIYSNFADTLHWLENTDVLEMIVDKFSSSDSPEVHANAAEILSAVTRCAPPALAAKICSPSFVGRLFRHALEESRPKSVLVHSLSVCISLLDPKRQASASYQAFRSNLTHGTLVTASPETVDGMLESLGDLLKLLDITSSENVLPTTYGCLRPPLGKHRLKLFDGSINAAYGFLDFTVI; via the exons ATGTTCTGGCGCATGACCGGCCTCTCCGCGGCCTCGCCC GTGGATACAATTCTGGACAAGGAGAACTTTACGTTGGAAGAGCTTCTTGACGAGGATGAAATCATCCAGGAGTGCAAAGCACTGAATACTCGACTCATAAATTT CTTGCGAGATAAGGCCCAAGTGCAGCAGTTACTTCGTTACATTGTGGAAGAAGTTCCAGAGGATTCAGAGAAGAAACAGTCTTTCAA GTTTCCATTTATCGCTTGTGAGATTTTTACTTGTGAAATTGACATTATTTTGAGAACCTtggtagaggatgttgag TTAATGGATTTACTTTTCTCATTTGTAAAACCTGACCATCCGCATAGCACCTTGTTAGCTGGTTACTTCAGTAAG GTGGTTATATGTTTGATGCTACGGAAGACTGCTTCTCTTATGAATTATGTTCAG GAGCATCCAAATATTGTTGTCCAGCTTGTCGACCTCATTGGTATCACATCAATAATGGAG GTGTTGATGAGATTGATTGGCGCTGATGAAACCATATACTCGAATTTCGCGGATACATTGCATTGGTTAGAGAACACAGATGTACTGGAAATGATTGTGGATAAATTTAGCTCATCA GACTCTCCTGAAGTGCATGCAAATGCTGCTGAAATCCTTTCCGCCGTAACTCGATGCGCCCCTCCTGCTCTTGCTGCGAAAATATGCAGCCCAAG TTTTGTTGGTAGGTTGTTTCGTCACGCTCTTGAAGAGTCAAGACCAAAATCTGTTCTGGTTCATTCATTGTCAGTGTGTATATCTCTGTTGGACCCCAAAAGACAAGCATCAGCCTCATACCAAGCATTTAGAAGCAACTTAACTCACGGAACGCTGGTCACAGCCAGTCCAGAAACAGTTGATGGTATGCTGGAGAGTTTAG GTGACTTGCTGAAGTTACTGGACATTACTTCTTCTGAAAATGTTTTGCCTACAACTTATGGATGTTTGCGTCCGCCTCTTGGAAAACACCGTTTGAAG TTATTTGATGGAAGCATTAATGCTGCCTACGGATTTTTAGACTTTACTGTTATTTAA